The following DNA comes from Kitasatospora sp. NBC_01287.
AGGCCGAGGCCGGACCCGGCGGTCTTGTCGTGCGGGTGCCGATGGCCGCCGTTGAGGATCTCGATGGACAGCTCCGACTCCTGGCAGTCGATGGAGATCTGGCACGCTCTGGTGTCCGCGTGCCGCACCACGTTGGTGACCGCCTCCTGGATGATCCGGAAGGCCGACACGTCGATCTCCGGGGGAAGCTTCCGCTGCTCGCCGCTCCACCGGACGTCGACCTGGACGCCGGCCGCCGCTGCGGTCACGGCAAGCCCGTCGACGTTCGCCAGACCGGGACCGGGCGCCATCGGGGCCGGCTCGGCGTCCGAACCCGGTTCGGGCTGCCGGAGGGCACCGAGCATCCGGCGCAGTCCGGACAGAGTCTCCCGGCTCGCGGTCTCGATCTCGCCCAGCGCGTTGCGAGCCCCGTCCGGTTGAGTGTCGATGACCCGGCGGGCCGCGCCGGCCTGTAGGGCGATGATGCCGATGGTGTGCGCCACCATGTCGTGCAGCTCTCGGGCGATCCGCAGGCGCTCAGCGGTGACCGCCCGGGCGGCGGCCTGGGCGCTGAGCTGCTCGGCGTGTTCGCGGGACTGGTGCATCGAGCGACCGATCAGCCAGGCGATGACGGCCAGCAGCACCGCTCCCTGGGCATCGCTGGTGTCGCTGCGGGGAACCATGCCGATGTGCGCGACCAGGACGCTGATCAGGATGGCCGCCGCGATGCGCGCCGTTCGCCGGGGGCGGGTGGCGGTGATCACGAGTAGTGCGATGTCCGCCGAGAGGAACTGCAGGGGCGGAAAGTGTGACCCGGCCGCCCAGCCGTCGGTCACTCCCACCGAGGCGGTCACCAGCAGGGCGAGGCCGATCAGCGGACGGCGCGTCAGCAGCGCGCTGCCCGCCAGGGTCACCAGTGCCGCCGCGGACACCATGTTCCAGTCCCGGTTCGTCGCCGAGTGGCCGCCCATGGTGATGCTGTTCAACCAGGCGGCGGCTCCGTTCTGCCCGACGAGCAGGGTGGGGTAGATGGTGACCACCAGCCAGGTGAGGGCTGTCCAGACACCCGGTGGCACGCGCTTCAGCAACGGGAGAGTCATCGTGGCGTACATCCGGTGATGGTAGCCAGGCGGTCTCGACCGGGCATCGGACCACGGGTGTACGACCATTGCTGACAGCCGGGTCCGCAGAAGTGTCACCACTGGTCCGACGCGATGAACAGCGCGTCGGCGGCAGGATCGGCGGCATGATCGAAGTACACGAGCTGACGAAGCGCTACGGCAAGAAGCCGGCCGTCAACAGCCTGAGCTTCACGGTGAATCCCGGTCAGGTGACCGGGTTCCTCGGCCCCAACGGAGCCGGCAAGAGCACGACCCTGCGGATGCTCCTCGGCTTGCACACGCCCACCAGCGGGTCCGTCACCATCGACGGCCGCCCGTTCCGCTCGCTGCCCCGTGGCCTGCGGCATGTCGGCGCGCTGCTGGACGCCGGCGACGTGCACGGCGGGCGCACCGCCCGGGCCCACCTGCGGGCGTTGGCCCGCAGCAACGCGATCCCGCGCGGCCGGGTGGACGAGGTGCTGCGCGAGGTCGGCATCATGGACGCGGCGGATCGCCGGATCGGCGGTTTCTCCCTTGGCATGCGCCAGCGCCTCGGCATCGCCACCGCGCTGCTCGGGGACCCACCGGTGCTGCTCTTCGACGAGCCGCTCAACGGCCTTGACCCGGAGGGCGTGTACTGGGTGCGCAGCCTGTTCGGCCGGCTGGCCGCCGAGGGGCGCACGGTCTTCGTCTCCAGTCACCTGATGTCCGAGATGGAGCACACCGCTCACCAGCTCATCGTCCTGGGTCGCGGTGAGCTGATCGCGGCGGAGAGCGTGGCGGACTTCGCGGCCCGCGGGACCGACCGGAGCGTGTCGGTCCGCACGCCGGACCCGGCGGCGCTGTCGCCGCTGCTGACCGCCGAGGGCGCGTCGGTCCAGCGCGAGCCCAACGGGCAGCTCAAGGTGGTCGGGCTCGACTCGGACCGGATCGCCGCGATCGCCTTCGAACACCGCATCCTGCTCAACGAGTTGACCAATCACACCAGCTCGCTGGAGAAGGCGTTCATGGAGCTGACCGCCGACAGCGTCGAGTACCTCGCAGGAGAGACCAAGTGACCGCGCCGACGAAGACGATGACAGTGGTGCCCAACGTGCCGCACCTGGAGCCCAAAGCCCGCTTCGCTGACCTGCTCGCCGCCGAGTGGATCAAGCTGTGGTCGTTGCGCTCGACCCCCTGGGCCTTCGCCGCCACCGTCGTGGCGGTCCTCGCGACCACCGTGGCCGGCGCTGTTGGCGACTCCCGGAACTACACCACGTTTGACGCGCCGCATCAGGAGTACTTCCGGATGTTCGGGGCCGTGGGCGACTCGTTCTCCACCGGCGCCGCCACGATGCTGATTCTCGGTGTCGGCGCCATCGGCGCCATCACGATCCTCGGTGAGTACACCAGCGGCATGATCCGGACGACCTTCACGGCCGTCCCGGCCCGCCGTTCGGTGATGGCCGCGAAGGTGGCGGTGGTCACCGCGTCCGCGACCGCTTTCGGTGCTGCCCTGGTACTGGTCTCGTACTGTGTGACCCAGGTGATCCTGTCCGGTGACCACGCCTCCGCCGGTCTCGGGCACTCCGGGGTCGTGCGCATGCTCGTCGCCTCCTCGGTGCTCGCTCCGGTATCCGCACTCGTGGGCATGGGGCTGGCCGCGGTCATCCGGCACAGCGTGCTCACCATCGTGGTCACGATCGCGCTCTTCTTCATCCTCCCCTCGCTGCTGGACAGCCAGAAGCTCCTCACCGTGAGCATCCTGCACATGACGATCCTTCAAGCCTGGGGGCGCATCTGCTTCGAGCAGTCCACCACGGCGAGGTTTCCGTGGACGGTGCCGGGCGCCTGCCTCGTCCTCGCCATCTGGGGGCTGGTCTCCCTGGTGCTGGCCATCTTCACCTCCAACCACCGGGACCAGTGAGCAGCGCTCCGCTGGACCTTCTCCCAGGCGCGGGCTGATACGGCCGGGCCGCCCCGACAGTCACAGCTCGCCCTGCGCGAAGTCAGCCCTTTGGGAAAGCCTCGGCACGGTCACAGGCAGTCGAGGAAGGCGAGGACCTTGTCGGTGGGCCGGTAGCGGCCCGGCTGGGCGCTGACCGGTGCTGTCAGAGCCGGCGCCTTCTCGTTGATGGTCAAGTCGGCACGGACGTGGGCGTCGGTGGAGCGGACGCCTACGTGGCCGAGCCAGAGCGCGATGACCGTGGTGTCCACTCCTGCCTGCGACAACGACATCGCGCGACGTCGGCTCGTGTCCGCAGAGGCCGTGTGCGGGTCCCCCCGGGTGGCGATCGAGCAGGAGTGTCGTTGCGGACTGCTTTCGCGACGCAGGTAGCCGGAGGTCTTGCATTCCGAGACCGTCGAGTGATGCGGATCACTCGCCGGGCGCCTTCGGTCGGGCACGCGCGATCATGATCGGTATGGACGCTCGTTTCCTTGGTATCGCTGAGCTGGTCGAAGTCCCGTCCGTGGCGGTCGTGGTCGACGTCATGCGTGCTTTCACCGTGGCTGCTTGGGCCTTTGCGCAGGGGGCGGAAGAGATCGTTCTTGCTGAGTCGTTGGACGAAGCCCTGGCGCTCAAGGCTCGCCACCCGGATTGGGTGGCGATCAAGGACGGTCCGCCCGCGCCCGGCTTCGACCTGGTCAACTCGCCGGGCCTGCTGCGGTCTGTCGACCTTGGCGGACGGACCGTTGTGCAGAAGACCACGGCAGGGACGGTCGGCGCCCTCGCGGTCAAGGAGGCGCCGCTGGTGCTGTGCGCCGGCTTCGTGGTGGCGGAGGCAACGGCTCGGCTCTTGCGGGCGCGCAAGAGCGCCAGTGTCACGTTCGTGGTCACCGGCGAAGACGGGCAGG
Coding sequences within:
- a CDS encoding sensor histidine kinase produces the protein MYATMTLPLLKRVPPGVWTALTWLVVTIYPTLLVGQNGAAAWLNSITMGGHSATNRDWNMVSAAALVTLAGSALLTRRPLIGLALLVTASVGVTDGWAAGSHFPPLQFLSADIALLVITATRPRRTARIAAAILISVLVAHIGMVPRSDTSDAQGAVLLAVIAWLIGRSMHQSREHAEQLSAQAAARAVTAERLRIARELHDMVAHTIGIIALQAGAARRVIDTQPDGARNALGEIETASRETLSGLRRMLGALRQPEPGSDAEPAPMAPGPGLANVDGLAVTAAAAGVQVDVRWSGEQRKLPPEIDVSAFRIIQEAVTNVVRHADTRACQISIDCQESELSIEILNGGHRHPHDKTAGSGLGLVGMRERVDLLHGEFSAEPLPEGGFRVAARFPVPEGVR
- a CDS encoding ABC transporter ATP-binding protein, producing MIEVHELTKRYGKKPAVNSLSFTVNPGQVTGFLGPNGAGKSTTLRMLLGLHTPTSGSVTIDGRPFRSLPRGLRHVGALLDAGDVHGGRTARAHLRALARSNAIPRGRVDEVLREVGIMDAADRRIGGFSLGMRQRLGIATALLGDPPVLLFDEPLNGLDPEGVYWVRSLFGRLAAEGRTVFVSSHLMSEMEHTAHQLIVLGRGELIAAESVADFAARGTDRSVSVRTPDPAALSPLLTAEGASVQREPNGQLKVVGLDSDRIAAIAFEHRILLNELTNHTSSLEKAFMELTADSVEYLAGETK
- a CDS encoding ABC transporter permease → MTAPTKTMTVVPNVPHLEPKARFADLLAAEWIKLWSLRSTPWAFAATVVAVLATTVAGAVGDSRNYTTFDAPHQEYFRMFGAVGDSFSTGAATMLILGVGAIGAITILGEYTSGMIRTTFTAVPARRSVMAAKVAVVTASATAFGAALVLVSYCVTQVILSGDHASAGLGHSGVVRMLVASSVLAPVSALVGMGLAAVIRHSVLTIVVTIALFFILPSLLDSQKLLTVSILHMTILQAWGRICFEQSTTARFPWTVPGACLVLAIWGLVSLVLAIFTSNHRDQ
- a CDS encoding 2-phosphosulfolactate phosphatase, with protein sequence MDARFLGIAELVEVPSVAVVVDVMRAFTVAAWAFAQGAEEIVLAESLDEALALKARHPDWVAIKDGPPAPGFDLVNSPGLLRSVDLGGRTVVQKTTAGTVGALAVKEAPLVLCAGFVVAEATARLLRARKSASVTFVVTGEDGQADEDLACAQYIARRATEVGTDAAEFVRRAAESRAAAELAEGVRQGVHPDDVSLCLEVDRFPFAMVATLEDPLMVLRPCAVPPLTGDAPI